The genomic region GAATCACATTCTTTGATACAGCAGATGTTTATGGATCCCATACTAATGAGGTTTTGATTGGAAAGGTAAAGTCTTCTACTTCAAAATCCTAAAATATAAGGTGAAAAATCATCAGTTCTTAGGATGTTGCTTCAACGAAATCTCATTCAAAACGTTATTAGCTCATTTTTCCTGTCTTTGTTAACTTTCCTTGCAAGTTTGCATGCTGTTTACGATTTAAAGTTTTTCAGGCATTGAAGGAATTGCCTCGAGACCAGATTCAGTTGGCTACGAAGTTTGGTATTGCAGGATTCGATTCTAATGGCGTTGTAGTAAATGGCACTCCTGAGTATGTCCGTTCGTGTTGCGATGCTAGCCTGAAGCGCCTTGGTGTGGACTACATCGATCTTTACTATCAGCACCGCGTGGATACATCCATCCCCATTGAGGATACTGTAAGCGTTAACCCTTTTTcactcaacaaaatatatttgaagttgaagatttcttATTTTATAACTATTAGTACTTGCTATTGTGGTATAAGGGTAGATGGAGGAACTGAAGAAGCTGGTGGATGAGGGGAAAATAAAGTACATTGGATTGTCTGAAGCTAGTCCAGACACAATAAGGAGGGCAAATGCAGTTCATCCCATTGCTGCTATACAAATGGAGTGGTCGCTTTGGACTCGTGGAATTGAGGAAGAAATTGTCCCACTTTGCAGGTAACCCTCCTCATCTTACTATCCGATTTGAAAATCCTGTGCAAAAATCATAATTATGCATTGATAGGTGTTTTCGGAAACCCTAGTACATCAACAGCATATGGCATTGGTTGCGTTTAATGAAACTAAAACGATCAAATTATCACTCAAAACagaggagaaaagagagagagaaggggggtgGTTTGAATTCGATGTTATATATACAATATGTGCATAATGGCTAGCATATTAGCTTGTTGGTGCATTACATTTTTTCTGTCTGCATTAACTTGCCCTAGAACGAAGATGTTAGCATCTATTTTTACCATCTtttcacacgctacatgtattCGCTTCCCCCCTTTGTATGTATGACAAGAATTGTGCTGTCCTTGTTGAACATTAGGGAACTAGGAATTGGGATAGTGCCATACGGCCCTCTCGGTTCTGGATTCTTCGGTGGCAAGGCAGTTGTGGAGAGTCTACCTGCAAGTAGTCTTCTGGTAATCTATGTCACAGAATTTATGTATGAAGCTCCTTCGTTCTAATTATTATATGATTTGACGAATCAATCTTGCTCTCAGTATGGGCATCCTCGTTTCCAAGGAGACAACCTTGAGAAGAACAAGATTATATATGGTAGAATACAAAAGTTGGCTGAAAAGCATAGATGCAGCACTGCACAACTTTCACTTGCCTGGATTCGTCGTCAAGGCGATGATGTGGTACCTATCCCCGGTGCGTGCCCCTTACCTTCCCGATCTAGCctctagggtttagggtattTGATGAGTTTTACTAATGCAATGAAGTAGAAACATtgctggattttttttttccagttgcTGACTTTCCCTTGTGTTTTCTTGTAGGGACAACTAAGGTGAAAAATCTTGATGATAATACTGGATCCCTTAAAGTGAGGCTCACAAAAGAAGATGTAAAAGAGATTTCAGATATGATACCACTGGATGCGGCGGCGGGGAATAATGTACCTGAAATTTTCATCCCCTGCTCTTGGAAGTTCGCAGATACACCGCAAAGAGATGGAGGAAGACCATCTTAAATGTTCGTGTATGTGATCGGGTCTGCGCATTTCGTGTAAGAATTTTTACTATGCAGCTAATatttgtaagaaattgaaatgctGTAAGGTGTTTATGTTTGTTTGGTTCTGATTGTTGTTAGAAAGTGCAACTAAAGTTCCAATTGCTGCACGGTTTGAGAACCTTTGGTGAATGCTGCCCAGTTCTGTTGGATGcttaagccttttttttttttttggtactaaTAAAAACTGTTCTCAGTTAATTGTGTGCTGATTTAAGCTTAATTTCGTACACTTTTTAATCACATTTCATGTTTCACGTATCAAATGATTTTCTACATCTTTTATGAACTAGATAAACAAGAAGGGAAAAACTAgagaaaaaaatgtcaaaaaaaaagcaaaacgaaataaaactAAAACGTGTAACTTACCAGTAACGAAAGATGAGTCGGTAGAGTTGCCCTACTAGGACAATTGCGTGAAGTTGAGAGAATCAACACAGATAATATCAGAAATGCGTTGCAGATGACGTGATTAGCGTGTCCCAGCCTCAGTTTTTCTTTGATAGTTGTGGCGAGCCCGTTGAGTCAGTGGGGAAATTTGCAGACACACCAGCAAAAGAATGCAACAGACCATCTTAAATGTTTGAACACACAATCGAATCTGCACAGTTGCTGTGAGAAAATTGCAACGCAATCGAAGTCTTTGAAGCAGTTATGGATATTTCAACATCATAATAAGATCATTCCTAGGCGTAATTTCCTTTTCGAAATTGTAACGCTCATGGACAGACACAAAGATCCGGGGACTACTTATCCTGGAAACTGCTGCTATGAAAATTTCCGTTTTCTTATCATATTATACTGGACTCATACAGGGCAGGCACAGAGAGATTATTTTAACATTTCACGCACTTAGAATATGGTTTTTGTTGAAATATCTTTCATCGATCGTATTcatgagaaaagaagagtttaaatatcttaaccACTTCTAAACTAATACAaatgccttttgtgataaaaccctaaACTTAATGGGTTGTGCACATGGTAATTAACAATGTGTTATTCGAAGTGGACCATTGACCCGTCTTTTTGATAATTTCACCGTTTTAATATAATTTAGGACTCTAACAAACTTCCAAATAATATTTGGTATAAAatactcagaatttctaactctCTCTTCATTGAAactttggagtttttttttttcccttgcttACAAATTGGAATAAAACTGTAATTATTgaggtattttttttaattgctaAAAAATTGGATACTTTTTTCATTCAGTTTTCAAATACATTTAATACAAATTTAACTTTAAAAAGGTCAAAAAAAGAAGGGGTAATCATCCTTTTATAAATTGCTGTATTATACTTTGTACCTCATATTTTCAATACAAATTTAACTTTTGGTCTCAAATCTTTCATTggcaaccatttttttttaaaagaaaattaacaaaaaaaggcttgaaaattttgaattttaatgataagaacaaataaagagtaaagtaaatagtaccaatattgactttttagtgtaaaaatatagtttttcgttaaagacAACAGTAttgaaaacttttcgttaaagttccttttttttttttttttttccaaaggtTGTACTGCAGTAATGTATTTCAAAATATCTTGCAATCTGACAATTAGCTTTGTATGatttcttttaaaatgtttaaaaattgtTGATAAGCACATATTGTCAAGAAATGGGTCTTTTTTCCGGGATATGTAAATTATTAGCTGTGAGAATGTTGTTATTCTTATCATGCTGATAATCTTCTCTGTAAATTTTTGCATTGCCGCCTTCATAACAGataattagaaattaaatttagcttcaaaattatttattaaacaaattaaattgcAATTGGAGTAAACGGAAGATTTATAATATCCCACCTTGAAAGGCTCATTGTCCTTCGAAAAGCGATTCCGGAGATATATTTCAGCCGAACTGGGAATCCCCTGTTTCAGAAACAGAACAAAAACCAGATAGGCCTGCTTGTTGCACCAGCTTGATGAACTTGACCAGATCATATCCGTCCTCAAAATAATACTGCAAatttgaaatgataaaaaacCAATGAATTAGCATAAATATATTTGCATTAGAGAGGGCAAAGAAAATGTAAATTTGAATGGCTGATTGCATTACTTTTCCCGGAGAATGTTCATGGCCATTCCAAAACACAAAGGATGACAATCCCAAAACACAGAAGTCAGAAAAACCTGAAAATATCCCACACAATCCCAAATTTTGGAACTGCTTTAAGCCAACTTACCGTGAAATTACAGTCGCTTGAGAAATCTTCTTCAAATCAAGACGGAACAGGTATTGCAGACTGCGTTTTTTGGAAATCACTAAAAAAACTGGAATTTGGTGGTTCTCGGTTTTGTCGAGAGGGAGAAGGAGAGTTGCAGAGGGGGGACAGATGCGAGAGGCAGAGAGTGGCGAGggatggagagattttttaatatgaTCAAAACACAAGATGAtatatcacgtgtcattatacaatatatacgatatatgtattaaaatattaataatttaaaaattaaaatttctaaCCCTGTATAAAAACACATAAGTACCATTCATATTTCgattacaatgaaaaatttcttcgATGGATAAGAGAAAGTGATAGTGTTGGGAGATGGGGGAGTCTTAGCCCCAGTTTGGGGTTGAGGTGCTTTTTAAAAAAGCTACcatgaaaaaaagctggtaagaattttggtgtttggtaaacatcccAAAATAGCttaatttcaaagtttcacatgaaaaaaagccaaaaagtggAAGCTGCATTTTGCAGCTTCCAGAAGCCGCTTATTTTTTCCAAAACGCGGAGCTACAGTACccattaatgaattttttcaatttaccaaaactgccccctcctttctcctttctccttctccCGATCCTACACTCtgcactctctctttctctatcacAAAAAACCCTCTTCCCTCCCGCCGCTGcacttcttcctcctcctctttttcGTTTCTCTCCGCACAACCGCCGTCGCTGCACCTCTTTCTCCAACGCCACACCACAGCTTTAAGCCTAAGCACTTCTGTGCCCTCTCCTAGAAAGTCCTCGAGCCCTCAAttccaaaataaatacaaagtttTAGCTCGCTCCAATTACCCGCAGCTCCAGCACCCGCTCCATGCCGTTTTCTTTGaggcaaaacaaaataaatacaaagtttcaaactttaaaaaataagaaggaGGCCAGAGTAATTTGAGGTGGATCGGAAGAAAAAAGGAAGATGGGAGAAGACAGAGGTACAGAGAAAAGAGAGGTTTAGATAGAGAGAAGATGtcgaacaaagaaaaaaaagttgaaagaaGATGATtctagaaagaagaaaaaaggtaaaatattagtatttgattaaatttaataataaaatttgatgaaTGTATCTAATTAGACTTTtaagtacattaacaatattgtactaatgaattctAACTATTCagtctaaaatatttcaattgaagtagtttgtcatactaattaatatttaagataaagtttataaatatgtttgttttacaaataaagtatatttagtaattcacctttattggttaagaaaattaaattaatggcacatctagtattataccctttttggtcattttacacagtcacagctgttttacataaaagtttaccaaacactatcatactgcttttttttccaaaagcactttcacaaaaaagtttaccaaacactctgctggctttttttcacagccgttttttttcacagcacaacaaaagcagcttttttttcaaagcacagcaataccaaaccagcccttaatgGGGTGTAGAGAGGAAGTGAATTAGGCGTGAGAGTGAGGGGAAGAGGAATTAGTTGGGGGGATAATGATGAGTCAGATGGAGGGGATGGGTGATCGAAACCAATGAAAAATTCCAAAGATCCAGCTGGAGGGCATGCAAGACCGAAGCAAAAGGGCAACACAGGATGATCAACACGTAGAGAAAGGATAAAATGCTAAATAAAATAAGAGTTTTAACTAAAAGCCACGGCATTGttgattttaacaaaaaaaatcatatttttacattaaaaaaattaattctaataatgttgacgtgacttaactgtgaccgtacaaaataagaaagaatGTGAGTGTATAGGAAGTAGAAGGACAGATAAGCCGGCTCCTCCTAAATGAGTAGTGACACACGCGGTGATCTAAAAGATATGCTGATGTAATCAATGACGACATGAAGTTTAGTGCGTAAAACGCCTATAAATTCGCTCTCACTTCACCAAACAGGGGACAAAAAGAGTTCCAAGAGTGCACCAAGATCAAAGAAgatcgaagaagaagaatggcGGAGGAGCAGAAAGTTCAAATTCCAAGAGTGCAACTCGGAACTCAGGGATTTGAGGTGAAACCATTTCAGATTCTTTACTTCCAGCTTATCATTTCTGCAACTCGGTTATGTTTTTTGCTTCCCTCCAAATAAAAATTAGCATTATTTCACATTGATTTTATGCAAATTGTGAATTCATTTGTTGTGCAGGTTTCCAAGTTGGGATTTGGGTGTATGGGGCTCACTGGAATCTACAACGATCCACTCCCCGAAGAGCTTGGCATATCGATCATCAAGCACGCATTCGATAAGGGAATTACTTTCTTTGATACATCAGATGTTTATGGACCTCATATTAATGAAGTTTTGGTTGGAAAGGTAATGTGCTCTGAAATTAGTCTTTCCATAGTGCCTTGTGCAGCAAGCAAGGGTTTAGTATCTCTTGACTCGAAATTGGTATACATTTAATGTTAGTCATTTATGCTGTCTTCGATCGGTTTAACTTCAGGCATTGAAGCAATTGCCACGAGACAAAGTTCAGTTGGCTACGAAGTTTGGTATCGTAAAAATTGAACCTCATCAGATGCTAGTAAATGGCAGTCCTGAATATGTCCGCTCCTGCTGCGAGGCTAGCCTGAAGCGCCTTGGCGTGGACTACATTGATCTTTACTATCAGCACCGGATCGATACAACAGTCCCCATAGAGGACACTGTAAGTGAGATATTTTCCCCCACTTTTGAACTGCAGTGTGAAGCCttattccattttttttgttactcAGTTACAATTTTtgtgttgtgctaggatagcaccaaactaaatggaaccaactcaagctagcccacaggaaatttatcaaatgaaaatgcaagaacaaaatataaaagacacaaagattttaacgaggttcctccacagtcagtgtaactggagtacgtcctcggagcagtaggagctcacccaataatccactatcaaccaaatgggagtttacaaagtgttggcaatctcacaacccaaaagcccaatacacccaatagctctcacacaccaaagaaacaaatagagaaagaaatataatgaataatttcttctctatacatatagctcaaagctattacaacaacaactactttggtagatgattactaaccaaatgaagcagcagcttctcttctctctctttgcagctcccttgctctctgcaaaaaggagctctttcttctctcttctttctgcCAAAACCGAATGAATGagctctcttttttctctccacctttttcttctctctgaaATGAGTTCTCTATATTGCTCTTGAACCAACACCCACGGGTGGTTTTTGAGAACAAACACAATAATGAAAGGTGATGTTGCTTTTCccattttcctccccaaaacaaggaatgtgttgtccattattttttcttttgttttgtttaatcacctaaagttttcttggacatttgtccacttggccactaatccaacaatctccaccttggccaagttccgaaaaCGCCATGATAAGCCAACCAACACAATTGACACAAAAAATCACTCCCAAacactagcaagagaacaactcatgccgagccaattctccaaaactcctactgctcaacgccttctttatataagcaaaatgtgagccaagttcaagcaatgaacaaacttggctacaccaacaaccttagtcaacatatcagcggggttgtctttagttggaatcttctggagaatgatCTCCCCTTCACCAACtacttcacgaacaaagtgataacgcacatctatgtgcttggtcctcgcatgatgaacctgatacttagccaaataaatggcactctgactatcacaatgtacctccacctgcttctgatcaatccccaaatctctaatcagtctatgtatccaaatggcctcctttatagcttcagcaactgccatatattcagcctctgtagtagacaaggcaacagacgactgcaaagtggacctccaacaaactggccctttagccatagtaaatacatagcctgtagtagacttccttccatccagatcacctgcataatctgaatcaacataaccaacagcaaaatgaccaataccagagtcatccctctcaaagcataaaccaatatctcgagtaccatggagatatctcaatatccacttagctgtttgccaatgctctttacctggattatgcatatatcgactcaccatgccaactgcatgagcaatatccggtctagagcataccattgcatacatcaaactaccaaccaaatttgcatatggtatatctttcatttgcagcttctctttatcagttttaggacactgtagagaacttaatttaaaatgaggagccaaaggggtactaaccggtttggttgaatcatgaactccaaacttccgaatcaacttctcaaggtattgtctttgattcaagcataccaaacctttctctctgtctctagtgatctccatgccaaggatcttctttgcttcaccaagatccttcatctcgaactcattcttcatttgcttcttcaatttctcaatctcttcgacattctttgaggcaatcaacatatcatcaacatatatcaataaataaatgaaagacccatcttgcaacttcttgaagtacacacaatgatcatcttgacttctagaataattttggcctctcataaatttatcaaacctcaaataccattgtcttggagattgcttcaagccataaagtgatttcttcaacttacaaaacaaattctctttccctttcactttatacccatccggttgacacatatagatctcttcattcaaatcaccatgtaggaaagccgtcttcacatcgagttgcacaagctcaagatcatattgtgcaacaagagctaacataatgcgaattgaggagtgcttcacaactggagaaaagatttcattgtagtcaatgccctccttttgtgcataccctttagcaactaatcttgctttgaatctgacattgcttttctcatcagcatcttccttcttggcatacacccatttgcaaccaatagctttcttacccttaggcaatttagctaactcccaagtcttgttcttcaagagagaattcatctcatcacccatggcattgcaccacttctccttttcctcactctcaatggcttcctcaaaattggatggaatttcatcagtgataataggaagagcaaaagcaacatagtcactatatcgagctggcttggtaatatttctctttcctctgttcttggcaatagactcttgaggtgaaacttgctcttcaacttgaatagaatcttcaagttcaaattcttcaacatcctcatggtctcccacttcttcacttgtagtggcttcgacatcagcggaaataggatttgaagtactagaggcaactttctcaagctccacctgttggacatctttcacattcttttcagagtctctaaacatattttcttcatcaaatgtcacatctctgctgattacaagtttcttcatctccgggcaccataacctgtaacctttgacaccactactaaaaccaagaaagatagcctttttggctctaggatcaagtttattttcagttacatgaaaataagcaggtgaaccaaaaatacgaatataatcataatcagtagaaggttttccagtccatacctccattggcgtcttactctgaacagcagctgagggtaatcggttgatgatgtgacatgcataagtaactgcctctgcccaaaacgacttgctcaaacccgactgagataacatgcatctaaccttctcaagcaaggttcgattcaatctttctgcaactccattttgttgtggagttcccttGACACTGAAATGTCTTACAATCCCTTcttctttgcaaactttaaagaaagggtcggatgtgtattcaccaccattatccgatctcaaaatcttaatctttctcccagtctggttctcaaccattttcttccaacccaagaaaatactcaacacctcactcttgtgcttcatagtgtagacccaagaccttcttgaataatcatcaacaaaggtcacgaacccatgtctaccactcaaagaggacgtctttgtaggaccccaaacatccgaatgcacataatcaagaatgcccttcgtctgatgtacagcagtaccaaacttcactctagtttgcttccccaagacacaatgttcacagaaatcaagcttacaagtcgtggcaccttttagaagaccttgtttcacaagcccttgtaaagctttctcaccggcatggcctaatctcatatgccacaatctagtagtatcagaatcggatgtgcccatattttctgagactacagatgcttcacctgtcacaatgcttccttgcaataaatacaaatgaccacatcgaggagctttcatcacaacaagtgcaccataagtcaccttcaatgtctgcccatctgaatgaaacctgaagcccttggcttccaaagttcccaaagaaataagatttttcttcaaattcggtacataccgaacacctgtcaactctttaaccatgccatcatgcaacttcaaacgaactgtaccaatcccttttgttgtgcaaggattgtcatctcccatgaacacaacaccgccatcaaactctttcaagcttgaaaaccaatccttgtgaggagtcatatgatgagtacaacccgtatccaacacccacttagtagcacaatcaaatgatgaggaagtggttaaagcgaaatcagaaaaatcagtttcaacctcagcaacattagcttcagagctttcttttcctttggtcttcaacctaggacaatctttcttccaatgacCCTTATTAtgacaaaaggcacattcatccctttccaaaggttttctacctttagagtttcctctaggtcgagactgtgattttttcctACTAGAAGACGATCTtctctccgatgatctacctctaacaaataaagcttccgaggtactatcatgatttttatctctatgcctcatttcataattcatcaaggcatttgacacatcttcaaatttcacagtttctttaccatgcataatagtggtaacaaaatgctcataagagtccggcaaggaattcaacaatattaaggccttatcttcatccttaatatcctcatctaaatttaacaagtcggcaatcaacttattaaaaacatcaaggtgtctaatcatttttgtaccttctttgtattggaagcggtagagctttttcttcaagtgtagccggttctctgcactcttcgtcatatacttgtcttccaatttttgccacaacgcacttgccaaagtctcccgcatcacaaaatacttctgagtttttgcaaggcacaaccgaattgaagagcaagcccacaaatttaatttctcccattccggcttcgacatagcttccggcttctctcccaaagcggcaagtagatcttgttgagccaacacatctttgacctcacattgccacatcccaaagttgtttgtgccatcaaacttttcaacttcgaactttgcattttgcaccgtagttcttgcaaatccggagctgcttccaaaaggattctcatcttgcccgtctgacatttttggcaattagacagtacccaagagaccagtgctctgataccaattgttgtgctaggatagcaccaaactaaatggaaccaactcaagctagcccacaggaaatttatcaaatgaaaatgcaagaacaaaatataaaagacacaaagattttaacgaggttcctccacagtcagtgtaactggagtacgtcctcggagcaataggagctcacccaataatccactatcaaccaaatgggagtttacaaagtgttggcaatctcacaacccaaaagcccaatacccccaatagctctcacacaccaaagaaacaaatagagaaagaaatataatgaataatttcttctctatacatatagctcaaagctattacaacaacaactattTTGGTAGATGATTACTAACcgaatgaagcagcagcttctcttctctctctttgcagctcccttgctctctgcaaaaaggagctctttcttctctcttctttctgcCAAAACCGAATGAATGagctctcttttttctctccacctttttcttctctctgaaATGAGTTCTCTATATTGCTCTTGAACCAACACCCACGGGTGGTTTTTGAGAACAAACACAATAATGAAAGGTGATGTTGCTTTTCccattttcctccccaaaacaaggaatgtgttgtccattattttttcttttgttttgtttaatcacctaaagttttcttggacatttgtccacttggccactaaTCCAACATTTTGTAAGGACAGATGGAGGAGCTAAAGAAGCTGGTGAATGACGGAAAAATTAAGTACGTCGGATTATCGGAAGCTAGCCCGGACACTATAAGAAGGGCTCATGCAGTTCATCCCATAACTGCTATACAAATGGAGTGGTCCCTTTGGACTCGAGATATCGAGGAAGAAATTGTCCCGCTTTGCAGGTACTTTGTGGCTGGTTGATTGTTCCCGCATCATAGTCAATTGATCAATGTGAGAAAATATTGTCGCTTTTGTTGGAACCACAGGGAGCTTGGAATCGGAATAGTGCCATACAGCCCACTTGGTCGCGGATTTTTCGGTGGCAAGGGAGTTGTCGAAAGTCTACCTACAAATAATGTTCTGGTAAGGGAGTTCCCGGGTAGCGATATGCTTAATTATGTGAACAAGAACGGTTATTTGATGGCTATTCATTTTGTTATCAGGTATCAGGTTTCTGTCCTCGATTTACAGGGGACAACTTGGAGAACAACAAGGTCATCTTTGGCAACGTACGAAAGTTGTCCGAGAAGCACGGATGCACCCCTGCACAAGTTGCCCTAGCTTGGATTCTTAGCCAAGGTGATGACGTGGTACCAATCCCTGGTATGTTCGTATTAACTTACTAACTAGACATACCATTTTTAATAAACTTGAAAACGAAGCATACTTACATATCATTGTATTCTTTTAGGAACGACAAAGATAAAAAATCTCGATGATAATATCGGATCGTTGAGAGTGAAACTCACTGAAGAAGATGTGAAGGAGGTTTCTGATGCGATACCGGTCAACGGTGCGGCAGGGGAAAGATATAGTGACGGTTTGAATAGCTGGTCATGGAAGTCTGCAAATACACCAGCAAAAGCATAGCAACATACCAATTTGTACCTAAAGTGCATGGCCAATGCTGCTCATTTCTGTTTACATGCCTAgcttttttattattgatatAATAAGAGCTGAGCttgtttaaaagtgtttttaacatAGTCGAAAGCACTATTGGGGAAAATAATTTTGTaaccaatttttaataaaaatgcaagtgaatcgtAGAAAAGCATTTGAAGTAATTCCTATAAGAAGCA from Pyrus communis chromosome 9, drPyrComm1.1, whole genome shotgun sequence harbors:
- the LOC137745381 gene encoding probable aldo-keto reductase 1 — encoded protein: MAEEQKVQIPRVQLGTQGFEVSKLGFGCMGLTGIYNDPLPEELGISIIKHAFDKGITFFDTSDVYGPHINEVLVGKALKQLPRDKVQLATKFGIVKIEPHQMLVNGSPEYVRSCCEASLKRLGVDYIDLYYQHRIDTTVPIEDTMEELKKLVNDGKIKYVGLSEASPDTIRRAHAVHPITAIQMEWSLWTRDIEEEIVPLCRELGIGIVPYSPLGRGFFGGKGVVESLPTNNVLVSGFCPRFTGDNLENNKVIFGNVRKLSEKHGCTPAQVALAWILSQGDDVVPIPGTTKIKNLDDNIGSLRVKLTEEDVKEVSDAIPVNGAAGERYSDGLNSWSWKSANTPAKA
- the LOC137745023 gene encoding perakine reductase-like; protein product: MAEEEVQIPRVKLGTQGFEVSQLGFGCMGLSGIYNDPVPEEVGISIIKYAFDKGITFFDTADVYGSHTNEVLIGKALKELPRDQIQLATKFGIAGFDSNGVVVNGTPEYVRSCCDASLKRLGVDYIDLYYQHRVDTSIPIEDTMEELKKLVDEGKIKYIGLSEASPDTIRRANAVHPIAAIQMEWSLWTRGIEEEIVPLCRELGIGIVPYGPLGSGFFGGKAVVESLPASSLLYGHPRFQGDNLEKNKIIYGRIQKLAEKHRCSTAQLSLAWIRRQGDDVVPIPGTTKVKNLDDNTGSLKVRLTKEDVKEISDMIPLDAAAGNNVPEIFIPCSWKFADTPQRDGGRPS